A genomic window from Actinomycetota bacterium includes:
- a CDS encoding DUF2752 domain-containing protein, with translation MSTRNPAGAWRPSSVPEQLGVAGMVAAGAAATYQAALGGQGLWLPCPLRTLAGIPCPLCGMTTAATGLASGDFGAAVAANPFALLLAGFTLVMAVLMVARALGWAPAAAQWPPSRRRQALWVAAVLGVASWAFQLHRFGWV, from the coding sequence ATGAGCACCCGGAATCCGGCGGGGGCCTGGCGACCGTCGTCGGTGCCCGAGCAGCTCGGGGTCGCCGGCATGGTCGCCGCCGGGGCCGCGGCGACCTACCAGGCGGCGCTCGGCGGGCAAGGGCTGTGGCTCCCCTGCCCGCTGCGGACGCTCGCCGGCATCCCGTGCCCGCTGTGCGGGATGACCACCGCCGCCACCGGCCTGGCCTCCGGCGACTTCGGAGCGGCCGTGGCGGCCAACCCGTTCGCCCTCCTGCTGGCCGGGTTCACCCTGGTCATGGCCGTGCTGATGGTCGCAAGGGCGCTCGGGTGGGCACCGGCCGCGGCGCAATGGCCGCCGTCGCGTCGCCGACAAGCCCTCTGGGTGGCCGCGGTGCTGGGCGTCGCAAGCTGGGCGTTCCAGCTCCACCGGTTCGGGTGGGTATAG
- the purN gene encoding phosphoribosylglycinamide formyltransferase yields MADSKRVVVLVSGHGSNLQALLDAAADPGSGMAVVLVGADRPGAYGLERARRAGVDTAVVRPADHPDRAAFDLALRDLVAAARPDVVCLAGFMRILGPAFVRAFPDRILNTHPSLLPAFRGAHAVRDALAYGVKVTGCTVHLVDEEVDHGPVLFQAAVPVEPGDDEDRLHERIKREEHRLLPLAVRLVAEGRVRVEGRRARVVEPEEVAR; encoded by the coding sequence GTGGCGGACAGCAAGCGGGTGGTCGTGCTCGTGTCCGGCCACGGCTCCAACCTCCAGGCGCTGCTGGACGCGGCCGCCGATCCCGGCTCGGGGATGGCGGTCGTCCTGGTCGGCGCCGACCGGCCCGGCGCCTACGGGCTGGAGCGGGCCCGCCGCGCCGGGGTCGACACCGCCGTGGTCCGGCCCGCCGACCACCCCGACCGCGCCGCCTTCGACCTGGCCCTGCGCGACCTGGTGGCCGCCGCCCGGCCGGACGTCGTCTGCCTCGCCGGGTTCATGCGCATCCTCGGGCCGGCGTTCGTGCGTGCCTTCCCCGACCGCATCCTCAACACCCACCCGAGCCTGCTGCCGGCCTTCCGGGGCGCCCACGCCGTCCGCGACGCCCTCGCCTACGGGGTCAAGGTCACCGGCTGCACCGTCCACCTGGTCGACGAGGAGGTCGACCACGGCCCGGTGCTGTTCCAGGCGGCGGTGCCGGTCGAGCCCGGCGACGACGAGGACCGCCTGCACGAGCGGATCAAGCGGGAGGAGCACCGGCTCCTGCCGCTGGCCGTCCGGCTGGTCGCCGAGGGCCGCGTCCGGGTCGAGGGCCGCCGCGCCCGCGTCGTCGAGCCGGAGGAGGTGGCGCGATGA